From [Flavobacterium] thermophilum:
CCATCAGTTCCTCATCCGCCTTTCCGTTCTCGCCCCTCCATTCATCCAGCAAAGCAAAGCAATGTTCCAATTCGCTTCTGACCTCTTCCAGCACGGCACCAATAACAGTTCGATGATTCGTTCCATAACGGCGGTCCAGCCAATCGGCCCACTCAAGCAACATATCGAGCGCTCGGCTCACCACTTCCCATGAAAACGAACTCCATCTTGACGGGATTTGCTCGACGATGCATTGTTTCCATTCTTCTTCTCCTACGTCCTCCCACGATGAAAACGTCCGCCCGGTCATATATTCACACACGAGCAAAACCACGGCCCAACACGCCTCTTTGGCTTCTTTTTCTTCGCTCACGATGACTTCGTTATAAAACGCCAATGCGTCATCGGTAAAATACATCCCTTCCCATTCCGCGCGGATCAACAATGTCTCGGTTCTTTCCGGCCCCATCCATTTCATTTTCCATAAGTCCGAAAGACGATGTGATGAGCTAAACGGAGATGGGGGCAATCCATAACGGGAGCGAATGGAATTCACTCCGATGAGCACCGGCAAATTGGCTCGTTCTTGCATGTTAAACAAATGGAATTCATACTCTTTCAGCCACTCATCCACTTCCTGCACACGCCCCTCGCGCGCCATTTCGTGAGGGGTTTTTCCATTCCATTTCTCAAGCGGGATGTGAAGGGCTTTTTCCATTTGAACATCCAATCCGGCCATCGTTGCCACCCAAGGGGGAGAGTCTGGGTCTGAATCAATATGAAGCGAAACGTTTTCGATCCCTTTTCGGCGCAAAACAGCTTCTGTCCGCCGTTTTCGTTCTTTTGGGGAATACCCGAACGCCTGCAACAGCGACACGAGCTGTTCGGCCGTCCCTTCCTCCTCGGTAGACAACACGAGACGCGACCGATGAGCCGATAATGACCCGCCTAATTCAAACACATGAATCGGCTTGGGGGAAATCACTCCGACATAATGGTACACATTGGTGCACCATGAACCTTCCACCTTCTCCCCATCGTCATGATCAATGTGAGCGCGTCCGATCGAAGCAAGCTTCCTCATCGCCTCAGCGGCTTCTTGGCATTCGTATTCATACGTCCACCGCGTGCGCTCTTCTTGTACATCGTCCGCCTTCGGAGGATAGCCTGCATCGACGATATCGAGAAAATGTTCAACGGCTACCTTGTCATACGGCCAATCGGTTTGCGTCAACAAGACGCGAATGTTCTCTTCCGCCCGTTCCACGCCCTTCGGATCTACGATCGATGATACACCGCAAACGTAATAGCCGCCGTCAAATGGCTCCAAAAAGGCAAACATGCCGCCCCAAGGGCGCACAACCTCCAATGTCTCGCAATACGGCATGAGAAGTTTCTCGCCCGTCAACCGGTCAACCGCCACTCCTCCTTCATCATCCAAATCGACAAATTGCACAAGGCGCGGCACAAGTCGAACCCAGCGGTCCAACATTTCCTTGAGCTCCGGAGACAGACGACGCCCTTTTTCCTGTTGAAACCATTCAACGCCGCGCAATCCATTCGGATAACGATGGAGGAAAAAACGCCAAAGCGTCTCAAACACCTTCAACTCTTCACGATGATCCTTTTGTTCGATCATTCGGCGAAATGTACGGTTGACCGCTTCGCGTTCATCATAAGACAGCGATTCATCCAAAAACCGCTGCACCATTTGCGAC
This genomic window contains:
- the secA_4 gene encoding Predicted metal-binding protein related to the C-terminal domain of SecA, translating into MAIGRNDPCPCGSGKKYKKCCMNKQQEREIKRVRQRRFFDQKYELSQMVQRFLDESLSYDEREAVNRTFRRMIEQKDHREELKVFETLWRFFLHRYPNGLRGVEWFQQEKGRRLSPELKEMLDRWVRLVPRLVQFVDLDDEGGVAVDRLTGEKLLMPYCETLEVVRPWGGMFAFLEPFDGGYYVCGVSSIVDPKGVERAEENIRVLLTQTDWPYDKVAVEHFLDIVDAGYPPKADDVQEERTRWTYEYECQEAAEAMRKLASIGRAHIDHDDGEKVEGSWCTNVYHYVGVISPKPIHVFELGGSLSAHRSRLVLSTEEEGTAEQLVSLLQAFGYSPKERKRRTEAVLRRKGIENVSLHIDSDPDSPPWVATMAGLDVQMEKALHIPLEKWNGKTPHEMAREGRVQEVDEWLKEYEFHLFNMQERANLPVLIGVNSIRSRYGLPPSPFSSSHRLSDLWKMKWMGPERTETLLIRAEWEGMYFTDDALAFYNEVIVSEEKEAKEACWAVVLLVCEYMTGRTFSSWEDVGEEEWKQCIVEQIPSRWSSFSWEVVSRALDMLLEWADWLDRRYGTNHRTVIGAVLEEVRSELEHCFALLDEWRGENGKADEELMAWQLARLFGLPISLSVGFSFFRVKRVEQGKAVLDWLAHNRTVTWDIPKRAEPHLLPGMYIVAATDRNGKLDDLARVYPPSFSPYVEPWLQALQEWPDKVEKERAAFQERLLASLSRLLRRP